The Alcaligenes aquatilis genome contains the following window.
TGGACCCCCGACCCTGGCGCGCCTTTTGGGAAGCGGTGGGCGTACCGGCTGATTTGGCTGGTCAGGCCTGGAAAGCCTTTTTGCTGCGTTATGCCAAGGCGGTGTGCCCTATGCCAGAGACGTGTTTACGCCGTTTGCGAGCGTTGAACTTTGCCCGCTTGCAGGAATTGGCCGTGCAAACAGGAATGGCCATTTTGCCGGTGCGTACACCGCCTCAACGCCAGAGCGATAGTGATTACGCGGCCTTGGCTGGTCTGTGGCAGCATCAGATTCATGCCGCGTCTGACTCCTTCTTGCGCGCCTTGCCGTCCAACGCCGATTTGCCCTTGCGCGGTTTGCGGGTAGTGGAGTCTTGCCGCCGGATTCAAGGGCCGATTGCCGGTCATTTGCTGGCGCTCCTGGGGGCGGAAGTGATCCGTCTGGAACCGCCCGGTGGCGATCCCTTGCGTGCTATGCCGCCTTGCGTGGATGGTTGTTCGGTGCGTTTTGATGCGCTCAATCAACTCAAGACGGTGCAGGAAGTGGACATCAAGTCGGCTCAAGGCCGCCAGGCCATTTACGAGCTGGTGAGTCAGTCCGATGTGTTCCTGCATAACTGGGCGCCGGGCAAGGCGGCCGAACTGCAACTGGATGCTCAGGACTTGCATGCGGTGCGCCCGGATCTGGTCTACGCCTATGCGGGCGGTTGGGGGCAGGAGCAAGTGGACGCACCGGGCACGGACTTCACGGTGCAAGCCTGGTCGGGCATTGCTCACACCATTTCTCAAACCTCGGATGCACGGGGTGGGTCTTTGTTTACGGTGCTGGATGTGCTGGGCGGCGTGATGGCCGCGCTGGGTATCAGTGCCGCCTTGCTGCGCCGGGGCCTGAGCGGGTCGGGCTTGCGGGTAGACAGTTCCTTGCTGGCCACGGCCGATCATCTGGCCCAGGCCGCCTCTCCTATTAGTAAAACCGGCGTGTCGGCGGTGTTCCAGACGGGCGATGGCTTTATGGTCATCGACTGCCAGGATCAAACGCATTTGCACGCGCTGGCCGGGTGGCTGAATGTGTCGCCCGATGCCGTTTGGACGGTCTTGCCGGATCGTCTTCTGTCCCAGTCTGCCCTGAGCCTGGAGGCGCAACTGGATGTGCTGGGCATACCGGCCCGCCACGTCCCAGGCAATCTGGCGCAACTGCGTGCTGATCCACGCCTGGCGTCCCATTTCCATGACAAGGGCTATTCGTCTGTTAATTCTCCCTGGAGGTTTGTATGAATCACGCTGGCATCATCGATCTGGTCCCCGCGTCATTGCGCCAACGCTGGATAGAG
Protein-coding sequences here:
- a CDS encoding CoA transferase, which gives rise to MSELLHGCGLRWQMGSPPPYWQGLPAALSRQARLLGLSEQAAGQQDEAAFSLHSPDFGTISTRLETEAGGMTQAAISELSMQAASGILSVHGRSSGPSGTLGLDYLAVLSSAMSLQATLAAALGQLRGGRFSTVSVSPLACGLLSIGQYLAGATAAQDPEQLLAGSYDPGLRPPFVSQDGVIFELETLDPRPWRAFWEAVGVPADLAGQAWKAFLLRYAKAVCPMPETCLRRLRALNFARLQELAVQTGMAILPVRTPPQRQSDSDYAALAGLWQHQIHAASDSFLRALPSNADLPLRGLRVVESCRRIQGPIAGHLLALLGAEVIRLEPPGGDPLRAMPPCVDGCSVRFDALNQLKTVQEVDIKSAQGRQAIYELVSQSDVFLHNWAPGKAAELQLDAQDLHAVRPDLVYAYAGGWGQEQVDAPGTDFTVQAWSGIAHTISQTSDARGGSLFTVLDVLGGVMAALGISAALLRRGLSGSGLRVDSSLLATADHLAQAASPISKTGVSAVFQTGDGFMVIDCQDQTHLHALAGWLNVSPDAVWTVLPDRLLSQSALSLEAQLDVLGIPARHVPGNLAQLRADPRLASHFHDKGYSSVNSPWRFV